Genomic segment of Lentisphaera araneosa HTCC2155:
TCTCTTGAACTAAATCCTGATGATCTTCATGGTTGTAACACATACGGCGCAAAACCATGTAGATGAAGTTCTCATAATAGGCGACAAAATCTTCCCAAGCACGTTCATCATCGGGATTCTGCACTCGCTGAAGCAGCGTTTGTCTTGTATGAAATGGGTCGTTCATCGAGTCTCCTAGGGCTGTTTCAATACACTACAACTCCACTATGGCTTTTTTAACTGCTATTAAATAAAGATATTAAAAAGATCTAATTTTAATAAAAAAAGAGACCCTGTATCCAAATTAACACTCCCCACACTGTACAAATAATAAACTTTAACATACGAGGATTTCATGAACACTTTAAAAATCACCGCACTCTGCCTATTTCTACTTAGCTCAATGAATCTATTAGCTCAAGAAGCTGGTAAGCATCTCTTTCTACTATCTGGTCAGTCAAACATGGCTCGCTTTAAGCACACTCAGCTTTTTAACCCTGCTATTTCTAAAGCCTTGGGAGAAGACAAAGTAATAGTCGTCAGAGTGGCTCAAGGTGGACAGCCCATATCGAAATGGTACAAAGAATGGAAGTCCAGCAAAGGGGAAGTGGATCCAAAAAAAGGTGCCATTTACGATAAACTCATGACCGAGACTAAAAAAGCTATCTCGGGCCAAAAAATATCTACCGTCACCTTCATCTGGATGCAAGGTGAAGCGGACTCAAAAGCCGGCAATGGTGATGTCTACCTTAAGAGTCTTAAGGGACTGCAAAAGCAACTCGAAGATGATTTAGGCCGAACTGATATCAACTTTGTCATTGGCCGCCTCAGCGATTCGGGGTTTTTCAAAAAAGGAACGATTCCACGTGAGAACTCTAAATGGGCCGAAGTGCAAAAAGCCCAAATGGATTTTGCCGAACAAAACCCCAGAGCTTACTGGATTGATACGGATGATTTTAATGGTGAAAAAAATGAACTTCACTACATCAAGCCTGAAGGTTACGAGCAACTCGGTAAGGCTTATGTAGAAACAGCTCTAAAAGCTCTCAAGGAACATTCGCCTACAACAATTAAGTAATATTTATTCACCTTATTTCCATTCACCCCTTAAAACGAGTAACTCTTAGAGTTACTCGTTTATTTTATCTCTAATAAATTCCCCCTAGTCTACGGTTTTCATCACCTCCACCTATTTAGATACAGGCAAAGATCCATGGGCTAATAATAACACCATCGATACTATGTGGGATGCTCAGCGTTAAATTTAAAAATTAGCGAAAATTCTTTTCATGAGCAAGCTCATTTTAAGAAATAGTCCACAGATAGTACTGTCGTAAAAAACTCTATTTAAATTTATTATAGATATTTTCATTCACACATCCAAAGTCTCTTTTTTACTCTGTAAATATGTTTTAAAGATCATCAAAAACTTGGTTTTAAATCATTTATGTTAGAGGTTAACTTATGAACAGTAAAAAACAGCAAAAATTTTCACTCATCGAACTCCTCGTCGTTGTGGCTATTATAGGAATTCTCTCTAGCCTCGTTCTGCCAGCTTTAGGGAAGGCTCGCAAGAAAGCAAAAATAGCCAACTGCTTGAGTAATCAAAAGCAAATTGGCATCTCAATTTTTCTCTATAGCGGAGATAATGAAAACCACGTCCCTGGACACCTTAGCATAAATGGGAACTCCATTACTTATGATGATTATTTAGGCATTGGGTATGACGGACGCAACTTAACAAGTTCTCAAATGTGGGCTGCATATCCAGGTTCTCCCGCAAAAATGTACCAATGCCCCACTGACGAAAGTAATAAAAGCAACCCAGATATACTCCGCTCTTACAGTATGATCCAGGGAGTTCTCAATGGCAACCAAGCCTCTAAACGCGGTATGGTTGTCGAAGGTAGTGGAGCCACTATGAAATTAAGCAGTGTTAAATTTCCGACGACGACTATTATGACGGGGGAATTCCATTATTGGAGAAACCGCCTCGGTCGCAATAGTTTTGGTGTCATGCGTGCACAAGACGTACAAAATTCCACAAGTAACGGCGACCTCACTTGGAGTCATGAGAAATTTAAATTTAATTACCTATTCACCGATGGCTCAGCTAAGGGAACTCACTATATGTCTACATATTTGGATACAGGTAAAGATCCTTGGGGCAACAATAATACCATCGGCACCATGTGGGATGCTCAACGCTAAAAGTAAGCAATTCATTCAAACGATTGACAGATTTGAATATAATCTATTCGTTTCATAGTCTGTCTTTGGTAACTTAGCCCAGCGTATTCTTCGACCCCATTACTCAGCCTTTATTTCATAAGCACATCTAAATCCAAGATCCAAGCCTGTAAGTGATAACAAATAACTTATAAACGAAATGATTTCGGCTATTATGAACACGAAATACAAATCACCATTCACCCTCATTGAGCTACTCGTTGTAGTGGCCATTATTGGCATACTCGCAAGCCTGCTTTTACCTAGTTTGGCCAAAGCTCGTAAACGTGCCAAAATTTCTGTATGTAAGAGCAACCTAAAACAAATCACTAGTGCCATCCACATGTATGCCGATGATAACGAAGGTCACCTACCGGGGCATTATTCTAATCAAATTACTTATGATCAGTATCTCGGTATTGGATATGATGGCCGCACAAGTGATACTGACGGAAAACTCTATTCATGTCCCACTGACGAAACTGACCTAGGTATAAATAACAATCGTTCATACAGTGCCGTTCAAGGAAAGCTCGACGGAACTTCCGATAACAAACGAGGGGCAATTGCCGAGGGCTCTGGTGAAAGTCTTTCTCTAAATGATTTCAGTATCCCGTCGTACACGATTATTATAAGTGAAAGACATTTCATTACCAACACAATTGGTAAAACAAACTCGGCAATGATGAAGATGCAAACCATTCAAAATGGTACAATAAATGGAGATTATAGCTGGAGCCATGAAGAGTTTAAATTTAATCACATTTTTGCGGATTCTTCGGTACGAGCCATCCCCCATGTCGCCACTTACGCAGGTAGTGGATCGGACCCTTGGAATGATGAGTCGATGCTCAATACTATGTGGGATAGTCTACGCTAATTATTTAAAACAAAAACTATAAGCACACTTTGCGAGGCACTAGCTTGGCACAAACAAATTTCTAAAAATTGATAAGGTCTAACTATGAAAATAAAATCATTTATCCTAACGGCATTAGCAGGTTTCTCTAGTGCGCTAAGCCCCCTTGCGGAAGCCGCAAATAAAAAGCCCAACATCGTCCTCATTCTCGCCGATGATGTGGGCTCAGACATGTTCTCTTCTTACGGGCAAGCGCATTCGGCTCAAACGCCAAACATCGACAAAATTGGTACTGAAGGTGTCCAGTTTAAAACCTGTTTCGCACCCGCCATCTGCGGACCTTCACGTGCCCTCATTATGACGGGTGTTTATGCCAACCGCACGGGGGCCTTTCGCAATGATATGTGGGCTTTCGATTCACGTGGAACACTTTTCACCAAGCAGCATAGTTGGGCTAAACTTCTTTCAGAAGGTGGCTACAAAACAGCTGTCGCGGGCAAATGGCATTGCAGTGCTCTCGAACCCTACACTCCAGAAGTTGGTTTCGATGAATTCTGTATTTACGAGAGTGCCGACAAAATCGAAAAACACTTCGGTTTTAATCCCGTCAAACAAGGCCGCCGTAAAGATGTAAAACTTCCCGATGTTCGCTACT
This window contains:
- a CDS encoding type II secretion system protein, translating into MNSKKQQKFSLIELLVVVAIIGILSSLVLPALGKARKKAKIANCLSNQKQIGISIFLYSGDNENHVPGHLSINGNSITYDDYLGIGYDGRNLTSSQMWAAYPGSPAKMYQCPTDESNKSNPDILRSYSMIQGVLNGNQASKRGMVVEGSGATMKLSSVKFPTTTIMTGEFHYWRNRLGRNSFGVMRAQDVQNSTSNGDLTWSHEKFKFNYLFTDGSAKGTHYMSTYLDTGKDPWGNNNTIGTMWDAQR
- a CDS encoding type II secretion system protein — encoded protein: MNTKYKSPFTLIELLVVVAIIGILASLLLPSLAKARKRAKISVCKSNLKQITSAIHMYADDNEGHLPGHYSNQITYDQYLGIGYDGRTSDTDGKLYSCPTDETDLGINNNRSYSAVQGKLDGTSDNKRGAIAEGSGESLSLNDFSIPSYTIIISERHFITNTIGKTNSAMMKMQTIQNGTINGDYSWSHEEFKFNHIFADSSVRAIPHVATYAGSGSDPWNDESMLNTMWDSLR
- a CDS encoding sialate O-acetylesterase; this translates as MNTLKITALCLFLLSSMNLLAQEAGKHLFLLSGQSNMARFKHTQLFNPAISKALGEDKVIVVRVAQGGQPISKWYKEWKSSKGEVDPKKGAIYDKLMTETKKAISGQKISTVTFIWMQGEADSKAGNGDVYLKSLKGLQKQLEDDLGRTDINFVIGRLSDSGFFKKGTIPRENSKWAEVQKAQMDFAEQNPRAYWIDTDDFNGEKNELHYIKPEGYEQLGKAYVETALKALKEHSPTTIK